The following DNA comes from Danio aesculapii unplaced genomic scaffold, fDanAes4.1, whole genome shotgun sequence.
TACATAACTTTCTTATGAGTTTTGTCATTAAAGCACAAtcaatgtattattaatgtagCAATATACCTGCACAACTTAAGCATGGTTTTgcagtccagggtcacatttaatCATTGTTCAATGCTTGTTAATGACAACATAGAAGTAAATAAAAGCTCTCCTTTCTCACCTCTGAGATATTTGACTTTCAGATATTCTGAGCTGGCTTTCTGTCCCAAGAGAGGGTCGTTGAGCATGACTTTAGTCTGGGCTTTAATGCCCTCGTAGAACTGACCCATAGCCACATGACTGAGACCCTTCATGTACTGACACACTTCATTATAAGGTTCCAGTTGCAGACATCTCTGAAATAGGA
Coding sequences within:
- the LOC130220548 gene encoding tetratricopeptide repeat protein 13-like, with the translated sequence RCLQLEPYNEVCQYMKGLSHVAMGQFYEGIKAQTKVMLNDPLLGQKASSEYLKVKYLREYSRYLHSHLDVPVAEYNVDQDLPGNFKNHWAKNLPFLIEDYEETAWTSAAYK